GCCGTGGCAGTCGGCGCCGGGCTTCAGCACGCAGGTCTTCGCCCCGGTGCCGATGGTCGTGGAGTTCGCGGCGAGGCTGACGGCGGGTACGGCGAGGCCCGCTGCGGCGACGAGGATGCTGGTGGCGGAAGCTATGCGCATGGGATCCCGGGGGTGGAGGGCGTCAACTCCACGAATGCCAGCGCGCCGCGCCGGTCACGGGCTGCGCACGGGTTCCCTCCCAAGACGCCGAAGGCCCCGCGACCGCAGGGCCTTCGTGAAGCGGGAGTGACAGGCTGTGCGACGGGTGACATAAACCGACCGACTGCCTCGGCGGGTAGGGCCTGCACCGGAACACGTATCGACACGAGGAGTCCCCATGCGCCTTCGCACCACCGCCATCCTCGTCACCGGCGCTGCGGCCACGTCAATCGCCCTGCTCGCAGGATGCGGAGGCAGCGCGACTGAGGCGACCACGTCCACGGCGACGTCCACGACCGTCGTGCGCGCGGCAGCAGCAGCGGAGAATCGGCCAACGTGCTACGCGAACTGCAACGGCGCGAATTTCAGGGGCGCGAACCTCTCGGGCCAGCAGCTCGTCGAGGGCAATTTCTACCGAGCGAACTTCACTGACGCGAACCTCACCGGCGCGAACCTCTCCAACGCGAACCTCACCCAGGCGAACCTCACCGGCGCGAACCTCACGGGTGCGAGCCTCATCGGCGCCAACCTCACCCGCGCCAACCTCACCCGCGCCAACCTCACCCGTGCCAAGCTCAACAACTGGGTCGACACCGGCGCGGTCTTCTCCGACACCATCTGCTACTGGGGCGATGTGACCGACGCCGGCTGCTGACCGCTTTCCCCACACAAGGACTCCCCATGCGCCTTCGCACCACCGCCATCCTCGCCAGCGCCGCTGCGGCTGACCCCGAGCCCACTTGGCCGTCTCTCCGGGATCCACGCCGCCCGAGGCTGATCTAGCCCGACTCGGGGCGATAGGGCGCGGTCTGATCCGACCCGGACGTAACACCTTGCGTACCACCCCGGGCGTTTCCGGGATCACGACCACGGCCCATGAACGGCGAAAGCCCCGCGACTGCGGGGCCTTCGTGTGACGGGAGTGACGGGACTTGAACCCGCGGCCTCAGGATTGACAGTCCTGCGCTCTAACCAGCTGAGCTACACCCCCGGGTTGCTCCGGGCGAGCCATGGGCGGTGACGGACTTGAACCGCCGGCCCCCTGCTTGTAAGGCAGGTGCTCTACCAACTGAGCTAACCGCCCCAACGGGCCGGGGGACAGTAGCAGTCAGTCGATCCAGTCGGGGGCCTCAGCGGATCCCCCGATTACGGCCACCAACTCGTCCGCCACCTCACGTGGATCGCGGCCCTGCGCGAGCCCCGGCGCCTCGCCCGCGATGGGGCGCGTGGCGAGCCCGGTCTCCATGTGCGGGGGGCGGGCATCGAGCACGCGCACGCCCTGGCGGCGCATCTCGCGGCGGAATGCCGTGTCGAACGCCGTGAGCCCGGCCTTTGCGGCGGAGTAAGCGGCGAGGCCGGCCATCGGCTGGTCGGCCACCACCGCCGACACCTGCGCGATGACGCCGTCCTTCTGCAGGTGGCGGGTGGCGGCACGCGCCACGAGGATGGGCGCGATGAGGTCGAGGTCGACCACGCGGCGCAGCACGTCCTCGTCGAGTGCGGCCACCGGACCGAAGGCCACGGCGCCGGCCGACATCACCACCACGTCGAGGCCGCCGAGGGCCTGGGCGGCCTCGTCCACCACGGCATCGGGCACACCGGGCTCGGTGAGGTCGCCCGCAATCGGGTGGCCGCCAACCTCGGCGGATATCGCCTGCAACCGGGCCGGGTCGCGGCCGTGCACCGCGAGTGTTGCGCCCGCCGTCGCGAGCGACCGCGCGATCTCGGCGCCGAATCCGCCGGTCGCGCCCAGCACCACTGCCCGTGCCCCGTTCATGTCCATGCCCGGACGATAGGGGCCGGCCGGGCCCGTACGCGGGGTGAACGGCTAGGCGAGGTCCTCGCCGGCCTCGGCGTCGGGGTGCGCGCCCTCGGGGTGGGGGCGCCCGCGCACGTAGGCGTAGATGGCCACGCCGATGAGCGCGCCGATGATGGGTCCGATGAGGTACGCCCACAGCGCCACGTACTCGCCGGTGGCCACTGCCGGGCCGATGGATCGTGCCGGGTTCATCGATGCGCCATCCATCAGGCCCATCACCAGGCCGATCACCGCGACGGTGACCCCGATGGCCACGGCGGCGAGCGCGCCTTGCGCCCGGGTGTCGGTGGCCACGGCCATCACCACGAGCATGAGGATCGCCGTGATCACCACCTCGATGCCCACCGCGCCCAGGTCGCTCACGTCGAACGGCTGGGTCACCGACAGGCCGCTCTCGGTGCCGAACAGCCCGGCCACCGTGAGCGCGCCCGCGATGGCGCCGGTCACCTGCGCCACCCAGTAGGGCGCCACCTCGCGCCACGGGAAGTGCCGCCCGGTGGCGAACGCCAGCGTGACCGCCGGGTTGATGTGGGCGCCCGAGAGGTGGCCGATGGCGAAGATGACCACTGCCACCACCAGGCCCCAGGCCACGGCCACGCCGATGTGCCCGCCGAGCAGGCCGTCGAAGCGGTAGTCGGCCGCCGCCGCCGCGCAGCCCCCGGCCACGAGGATGAACGTTCCGAGGAACTCCGCCACGAAGCGGCGGGAGAGGTCGGGCGCGCCGTGCACGAGGCGAACGCTACCGATGCCGGTGGCCCCTGCGCGCGCGCGTGGCCGACGCGTTACGGGCTGCGTCGCCGCGGGAACGTGACATGGGGGAACTCGTTCGCTGGCGGCGAAAGCGGTGGCGGTGATACCTTCGCATTCAACACAGACGAACGACACGGGCATGGGACGCCCGGTTCCTCACGAGGAGGGACGTACATGAAGCTGATGCGCGCGGAGCGCAATCGCCTGGACACCGAGGGAGTGGTGGCCCACTACAGCAGGGGCGGCTTCGGCCAGTATCACCGCCTCGACTGCCCGGAGGCACCCCATCGCGGGGATCCCGGCGTGCGCGACACCATCCACGGGCCGTGGAAGTACCTCGCCGCCCATTGGTCGCCCTGCCCGGTGTGCCGTCCGCCGGCGGACGTCCTGGACGGCGAACCCGGCGTGCAGGCCGCCTGACCCCTCGCGGGGCCAGGTAGCCTCACGCATCCTGGCCCCCATCGTCTAGCGGTCCAGGACGCCGCCCTTTCACGGCGGTAGCGCGGGTTCGAATCCCGCTGGGGGTACTACGTCACCTTGATGGTCCCCTTCATGTTGCCCTTGTGCGGCGTGCACTCGTAACTCACCACGGTGCCCTTCCTCAGCGTCACCTTGATGGTCTTGGAGCCATTGGAGAAGAGCGGAGTGGCGGTGGAGCCCACCTTGAGGTTGTGCTCGACGCCGGATTTGTTTTCGTACTTGAACCTGTACGTGCCGGCCTTGAGCGTCTTCGGCATGCCGGTGAAGGCGAACGGGTTGTCCTTTGGAGTGGTGACCGTAATGATTTTCTGGCCCAGGGCGGGCGCGGCGGTGAGTGCCAGCGCGGCGGCCGTGGCGGCCCCGATCGCGACTGCGCGTGTGCGGATCGACATATCTCGTCCTTTCGCACTGTTGCGGTGAAACCCCCACGGTAGGCCCCTCATCGCCGCTGGTAAGGGGGTTCGGTCGCGGGACGTCCCGGCATGGGCGTGACGACCGTCCGTGAAGTCCCTCGAACCCCCGTCACCCGGTGCCTGCGTCCGTTCAGGTCTGGTGAAATCTCCCTTGGTTCAAGCGCCACCAATCGAGAGGTTCCATGGCAGATCTGCCGCCCATCCCGCCGATGCCGAAGTTCATGACCGCGTTCATCACCGCAACGGTGTGCGTGGTGATCGCCGTCATCGTGCTGATCTTGGTCTTCAACGCCGCCGGCTAGGCCGGCTCCGCCCCCACCCGTCGCCGGCGCTCAGGCCAGCGCCAGCCCCAAGGTGAATCCTGCGGTGCCCACCACGAGGCCGCCGGCTGCCGGCACCACCAGGTTGAGCAGCGCGGTGTTCCAGCGTCGATCCACGGCCAGGGCTTCGGTCTCGGCCATCCACGTGGAGAACGTGGTGTAGCTGCCCAGGAACCCCGCGCCGAGGATGAGCACCAGGCCATGGCCCGGGTTCAGGCCCA
Above is a genomic segment from Actinomycetota bacterium containing:
- a CDS encoding SDR family oxidoreductase; its protein translation is MNGARAVVLGATGGFGAEIARSLATAGATLAVHGRDPARLQAISAEVGGHPIAGDLTEPGVPDAVVDEAAQALGGLDVVVMSAGAVAFGPVAALDEDVLRRVVDLDLIAPILVARAATRHLQKDGVIAQVSAVVADQPMAGLAAYSAAKAGLTAFDTAFRREMRRQGVRVLDARPPHMETGLATRPIAGEAPGLAQGRDPREVADELVAVIGGSAEAPDWID
- a CDS encoding aquaporin produces the protein MPVSFVCVECEGITATAFAASERVPPCHVPAATQPVTRRPRARAGATGIGSVRLVHGAPDLSRRFVAEFLGTFILVAGGCAAAAADYRFDGLLGGHIGVAVAWGLVVAVVIFAIGHLSGAHINPAVTLAFATGRHFPWREVAPYWVAQVTGAIAGALTVAGLFGTESGLSVTQPFDVSDLGAVGIEVVITAILMLVVMAVATDTRAQGALAAVAIGVTVAVIGLVMGLMDGASMNPARSIGPAVATGEYVALWAYLIGPIIGALIGVAIYAYVRGRPHPEGAHPDAEAGEDLA
- a CDS encoding fluoride efflux transporter CrcB (may be involved in chromosome condensation; overexpression in Escherichia coli protects against decondensation by camphor; overexpressing the protein results in an increase in supercoiling) — protein: MSALSWVLAAPAGALGALARLGTGRLMARGLGLHAPWGVLAVNIVGTFLFGVLVGLNPGHGLVLILGAGFLGSYTTFSTWMAETEALAVDRRWNTALLNLVVPAAGGLVVGTAGFTLGLALA